Proteins from a genomic interval of Eriocheir sinensis breed Jianghai 21 chromosome 20, ASM2467909v1, whole genome shotgun sequence:
- the LOC127001039 gene encoding protocadherin Fat 1-like, producing MYEANSSEALELFSVNPTTGEVTVAQTIHSRENEVYQFFIRGEDSGSPHHHADVPVTIFLLPPHEDPPHCARKYAQFFIREDAPIGSVVTSLWLAGPQEVQYLIMVDEDMKAASEERESGESSGPFTVTPTGLVVVHRALDHERRRTHRITVTNRTLATPPTLDYMTISVVVMDVNDCPPRFPESSYTALVAENSEVGATVTILTATDDDEGNHGQIQYSLGPDESAVVKSTFRIDPHTGTLTLAALLDRETMAQYSFTVMATDGGPKPLSTSTRVTVMVQDYNDNPPVFTKDTYVTAVPEDTATGTAVVELSVTDADQSVAELDFFITGGDPDGQFLVHASGEVYVAGELDRERQAEYTLTVTVTDGKFTANTTVTVTVIDINDNGPVCKEPIYRREISEDATPGTHVASIVSWDADEGTAARSRYILTGDSANHFSIDQLSGHVSTATQLDREARDHYHLTVWVV from the exons AGAATGAAGTGTACCAGTTCTTCATCCGTGGCGAGGACAGCGGCTCCCCACACCACCACGCCGACGTGCCTGTCACCATTTTCCTGCTGCCCCCGCATGAGGACCCCCCGCACTGCGCCAGGAAGTATGCACAATTCTTCATCAGAGAGGACGCCCCCATCG GTAGTGTTGTCACGTCCCTGTGGCTGGCGGGGCCGCAGGAGGTGCAGTACTTGATCATGGTAGACGAGGACATGAAGGCAGCCagtgaggagagggagtctgGGGAGAGTTCAGGGCCGTTCACTGTGACCCCCactggcctggtggtggtgcacaGGGCCCTGGACCATGAGCGGCGCCGCACGCACCGGATCACAGTCACAAACCGCACACTGGCCACGCCACCCACGCTGGACTACATGACCATATCCGTGGTG GTGATGGACGTGAATGACTGCCCTCCACGCTTCCCTGAGTCCAGCTACACAGCCCTGGTGGCCGAGAACAGCGAGGTGGGCGCCACTGTCACCATCCTCACAGCCACTGATGACGATGAAGGGAACCATGGCCAG ATCCAGTACAGCCTCGGCCCCGATGAAAGCGCTGTAGTGAAATCAACGTTCCGCATTGATCCCCACACTGGGACGCTGACCCTGGCCGCCCTGCTGGACCGCGAGACCATGGCCCAGTACTCCTTCACAGTCATGGCCACTGACGGGGGCCCCAAGCCTCTGTCCACCAGCACCAGAGTCACTGTAATGGTCCAGGACTACAATGACAACCCTCCAGTGTTCACCAAAGACACTTATGTCACTGCTG TGCCTGAGGACACGGCCACGGGCACGGCGGTGGTGGAGCTCAGCGTGACGGACGCCGACCAGTCTGTGGCCGAACTGGACTTCTTCATCACCGGCGGCGACCCTGACGGCCAGTTCCTGGTGCACGCCTCAGGGGAG GTGTACGTGGCCGGTGAGCTGGACCGGGAGAGGCAGGCCGAGTACACcctcaccgtcaccgtcaccgaTGGGAAGTTTACGGCCAACACGACTGTTACTGTGACCGTCATCGACATCAACG ACAACGGCCCGGTGTGCAAGGAGCCAATCTACCGGCGGGAGATCTCCGAGGACGCCACCCCAGGCACCCACGTGGCCTCCATTGTGTCCTGGGACGCTGATGAAGGCACGGCTGCCCGGAGCCGCTACATCCTCACCGGGGACAGCGCCAACCACTTCAGTATTGACCAGCTGAGTGGCCACGTgtccacggccacacagctggaCAGAGAGGCACGGGACCACTACCACCTCACA GTCTGGGTGGTttaa
- the LOC127001086 gene encoding LOW QUALITY PROTEIN: fat-like cadherin-related tumor suppressor homolog (The sequence of the model RefSeq protein was modified relative to this genomic sequence to represent the inferred CDS: inserted 4 bases in 2 codons) — MSATDPDLGINRRLRYNFVDSAEGHFTIDEVEGVVSLARPLDRETRDSYSLTVRAVDQGTPPLSSTTQLMVTVSDVNDNAPEFVRKLHETSVAENTAVGTEILRVMATSRDIGVNAEISYSLQHTTLEEYLHIHPKTGVISIGAEVDFEHVQQVVVTVVATDGGVLPLSSTALVNLTITDVNDNSPVFTLPSYTATVREDALQGASVVQVSASDIDYGVNSLVRYSIRAGNDDHCFTIDDHTGIITVIKKLDREKVAQYQLTVGGRDLGSPSNTAITQVTIQVGDVNDNAPKFTQDNYTVIVQENRPVGYSVIRLMATDADADPSGAPFTWEVINQPVESRAFTLDQDGSLRLATNKLNHKVQDQYVVQVRVWDSGSPPLHANTQVIISVVEESRFPPTLFPLKTVVISFRSAFPGGIIGRVTALDQDPYDTLQYSVAPYPEEVSSIKYFDIDSEDGTLVALTPLDAGNYSVNVSVSDGRYHRTVQASIEVSVVTEEMVENAVIIRLGPLSSDEFLSRYQKYFLKAIAMELSVQEHSVVLVSLQPALVHSHSLEKIDYIPQRSKRDIQRSLDVLIVVRLFEIYMTREHLLLKLKEKQVDIKEKLGLPFVDIMESLCVSGSECGGHGDCVDVVAISEDVAVPFNTQLSSLVAPRFTQEVGCVCDQGYGGQNCTTLVNACGHRPCAEYEECAPTNTSSRGYTCQCPAGRAGPSCQVDLTKCRSPACHYPLRPLSFKGKSYAQYSIAQQSESSSLMLSAFMRTRHPVGTLVFAAGDVDYSVLEVAGGHVQYRWDCGSGEGLVRVSTVRVDNDAWHFINLTRDGTISTLSVDGEVSSGAAPGANDILNMDSNFMYLGATLNSEPESGMSSYSQSSLGFVGCLDQIIIDGTELPVAITGTASGGTVLTRLANVELQCPGVLPLAGVCGSYPCQNAGTCIENEGSYKCNCLHALRAQCQVDTAPCSSSPCLNGGKCVVVGHTYKCQCPSKLSGKRCEYGVFCNPNPCQNGGRCEEGADGPICKCQHFTGAMCQLDIDSAXRNPCQAXGTCLNFFGGFKCICSSNVTGEYCTEAVRKPEEPSSSLNITLEELLCILAVFLGCVMAVLLLGAWQRRRWRHKRHQQNNRVKLTDHHVKNDLKANDTPKRNSKICNVEADQQGPPLPPRPASYTPSGNDSAILNTLKHLADLSAAGHESLELETLSRCSHEFLHSLNKPVVMPPNLSPPPPSNSDSDSLHKPWDHHNNLNDSYFMPIKDVGCDLVTNLGETHTSSARQSPFSDDSSAPGRQKKKGYHWDDYDMHGPPHAGGRGGHGRPARPADAEPGHLPHPRRRPHGGNTTAAMLCCHTPAECGRPGWSRRPGCARR; from the exons ATGTCTGCCACCGACCCTGACCTTG GCATCAACCGACGTCTGCGGTACAACTTTGTGGACTCAGCAGAGGGCCACTTCACCATTGACGAGGTGGAGGGCGTGGTCAGCCTGGCCCGGCCCCTGGACCGTGAGACGAGGGACTCCTACAGCCTGACGGTGCGCGCCGTGGACCAGGGAACCCCACCGCTGTCGTCCACCACGCAGCTCATGGTCACGGTCTCAG ATGTGAATGACAATGCGCCGGAGTTTGTGAGGAAGCTCCACGAAACTTCTGTGGCGGAGAACACGGCCGTAGGGACAGAGATCTTGCGGGTCATGGCCACCTCAAGGGACATCGGCGTCAACGCAGAGATCTCTTACTCCCTGCAGCACACCACCCTGGAGGAGTACCTGCACATACACCCTAAGACTG GTGTGATAAGCATAGGCGCTGAGGTGGACTTTGAGCATGTGCAGCAGGTGGTAGTGACGGTAGTGGCCACAGACGGAGGGGTGCTGCCACTGTCCTCCACGGCCCTGGTCAACCTAACGATCACCGATGTGAACGACAACTCCCCGGTCTTCACGCTGCCGTCCTACACCGCCACGGTCAGGGAGGACGCACTGCAGGGGGCCAGTGTGGTGCAG GTCTCGGCCAGTGACATCGACTACGGCGTAAACAGCTTAGTCCGCTACAGCATCAGGGCGGGAAATGATGACCATTGCTTCACCATTGACGACCACACTGGAATTATCACCGTCATCAAGAAACTGGATAGGGAGAAG gTCGCACAGTACCAGTTGACGGTGGGTGGCAGGGACTTGGGCAGCCCCAGCAACACTGCCATCACTCAGGTCACAATCCAGGTGGGCGACGTCAATGACAACGCCCCCAAGTTCACACAAGACAACTATACCGTGATCGTTCAG GAGAACCGACCTGTGGGCTACTCAGTGATCCGCCTCATGGCCACCGATGCCGACGCTGACCCCAGTGGCGCCCCCTTCACATGGGAGGTGATCAACCAGCCTGTGGAGAGCCGTGCCTTCACCCTGGACCAGGATGGATCACTGAGGCTGGCCACCAATAAACTCAACCATAAG GTCCAGGATCAGTACGTGGTGCAGGTGCGAGTGTGGGACAGCGGCTCACCACCTCTCCACGCCAACACCCAAGTTATCATCAGCGTGGTGGAGGAGTCTCGCTTCCCGCCAACACTCTTCCCGCTTAAAACCGTGGTCATCAGTTTCCGGAGTGCCTTTCCCGGGGGCATCATCGGGCGGGTCACTGCACTGGACCAGGACCCCTATGACACCCTGCAGTACTCCGTGGCGCCCTATCCAGAGGAAGTCAGCTCCATCAAGTACTTCGACATTGACAGTGAGGACGGCACTCTGGTGGCACTGACGCCGCTTGATGCCGGGAACTACAGCGTCAACGTCAGTGTGTCGGACGGGAGGTACCATCGCACCGTGCAGGCTTCCATCGAGGTCTCTGTGGTCACTGAGGAAATGGTTGAAAATGCCGTCATCATCCGCCTGGGTCCTCTGTCCTCCGATGAATTTCTCTCCAGGTATCAGAAATATTTCCTCAAAGCTATTGCCATGGAGCTGTCGGTGCAGGAGCATTCTGTGGTCCTGGTCAGCCTGCAGCCAGCCCTCGTACACTCACACTCTTTAGAAAAAATAGATTACATTCCACAGCGTTCCAAGAGAGACATACAGAGGAGTCTTGACGTTCTGATAGTTGTCAGACTCTTTGAAATCTACATGACAAGAGAACATCTGTTGCTGAAGCTAAAAGAAAAGCAAGTTGACATAAAAGAGAAGCTTGGCTTGCCCTTTGTGGACATCATGGAGTCCCTGTGTGTGTCTGGCTCAGAGTGTGGCGGCCACGGGGACTGTGTGGACGTGGTGGCCATCAGTGAGGACGTGGCCGTGCCCTTCAACACACAGCTGTCCAGTCTGGTTGCTCCAAGGTTCACTCAGGAAGTTGGCTGTGTGTGTGACCAAGGGTATGGAGGCCAGAACTGCACCACTTTGGTCAATGCCTGTGGGCACCGACCCTGTGCCGAGTATGAGGAGTGTGCGCCCACCAACACCAGCAGCCGAGGCTACACGTGCCAGTGCCCTGCCGGCAGAGCAGGACCTTCGTGCCAAGTGGACCTGACAAAGTGCCGCAGCCCTGCATGCCACTACCCACTGAGGCCTCTCTCCTTCAAGGGAAAGAGCTATGCCCAGTACAGCATAGCTCAGCAAAGTGAGAGCAGCTCGCTGATGCTGAGTGCCTTCATGCGCACCAGACACCCGGTGGGAACGCTGGTCTTTGCTGCCGGGGACGTGGACTACAGTGTGCTGGAGGTGGCCGGTGGACACGTGCAGTACCGCTGGGACTGTGGCAGCGGGGAGGGGCTGGTCAGGGTGTCCACGGTGAGGGTCGACAATGATGCGTGGCACTTCATCAACCTGACCAGAGATGGCACCATATCAACACTGAGTGTGGATGGCGAGGTGAGTTCAGGAGCGGCGCCGGGTGCTAATGACATTCTGAACATGGATTCAAACTTCATGTATCTCGGTGCTACCCTCAACAGTGAACCAGAGTCAGGCATGTCTTCTTATTCCCAAAGCAGCCTGGGGTTTGTGGGTTGCCTCGATCAGATCATTATTGATGGCACCGAGCTTCCCGTGGCAATAACAGGGACGGCCTCCGGGGGCACAGTGCTCACGCGCCTGGCCAACGTGGAGCTCCAGTGTCCAGGTGTGCTGCCCCTGGCCGGCGTGTGTGGCTCCTACCCTTGCCAGAATGCTGGGACATGCATAGAAAATGAAGGCTCTTATAAGTGTAATTGCCTCCACGCTTTGCGAGCACAGTGCCAGGTGGACAcggctccctgctcctcctcacccTGTCTGAATGGAGGCAAATGTGTTGTTGTTGGCCACACCTATAAGTGTCAATGTCCTTCAAAACTGAGTGGAAAGCGTTGTGAATATGGTGTTTTCTGCAACCCAAACCCGTGCCAGAACGGCGGTCGCTGTGAGGAGGGTGCCGATGGGCCTATATGCAAGTGCCAACACTTTACCGGTGCAATGTGCCAGCTGGACATTGACAGTGC CCGCAACCCTTGCCAGGC GGGAACCTGCCTCAACTTCTTTGGTGGGTTCAAGTGCATATGTTCCTCCAATGTTACCGGTGAATACTGCACAGAGGCCGTTAGAAAGCCTGAAGAGCCGTCCTCCTCCCTGAACATCACCCTGGAGGAGCTGCTGTGCATCCTGGCCGTGTTCCTGGGGTGCGTGATGGCTGTGCTGCTACTGGGGGCCTGGCAACGGCGGCGGTGGAGGCACAAGCGTCACCAGCAGAACAACCGCGTCAAGCTCACGGACCACCACGTGAAGAATGACCTCAAGGCGAATGACACTCCAAAAAGAAACTCCAAAATCTGCAACGTGGAGGCGGACCAG CAGGGGCCGCCGCTGCCCCCCCGCCCGGCCTCCTACACCCCCAGCGGCAACGACTCCgccattctcaacaccctcaagcACCTGGCGGACCTCTCTGCCGCGGGCCACGAGAGCCTTGAGTTGGAGACACTCTCGCGATGCTCCCATGAATTCCTCCACAGCCTTAACAAGCCCGTGGTCATGCCGCccaacctctcccctcctccgcccTCCAACAGTGACTCCGACTCTCTCCACAAGCCCTGGGaccaccacaacaacctcaaCGACTCGTACTTCATGCCAATCAAGG ACGTGGGCTGTGACCTGGTGACCAACCTCGGCGAAACCCACACCTCCTCGGCCCGCCAGTCCCCCTTCTCGGACGATTCTTCAG CACCGGGCCGGCAGAAGAAGAAAG GCTACCACTGGGATGACTATGACATGCATGGCCCCCCACATGCTGGTGGGCGAGGGGGCCACGGCCGCCCCGCCAGACCTGCTGATGCTGAGCCAGGGCACCTCCCTCATCCACGGAGACGACCCCATGGAGGGAACACCACTGCTGCCAT GCTCTGCTGCCACACCCCTGCTGAGTGTGGACGCCCGGGGTGGTCCAGACGGCCGGGATGCGCCAGACGGTGA